The window GTAATAATTTATTATGACTACCGAATTGGCTTTGATTATTGATATAAGTTACCTactttgtgtaacgacccggcctgtcATTCTGAGAATTTACGTCCCTTTCAATGACTTaagagcagcttcgtaatatgtgtCATGACTTGCGTAGAGGGTCGAGTTTTGTTTTTTGAAGGTTCGGAATAAAATTGAATTAACaaattatttttgaagcttaaatgaagagagttgaccgaagtttgacttttgagcaaaccaCTCCAGGATGGAATTTTGGGTCTGGAAATTGAAACAGGtatgtggtgtcatttatgacttgtgtgcaaaatttgaggtcaatcaggtttgatttgataagtttcggcaacGAATGTAGAATTATGatttcggaagttcataagtttcttaggcttgaattatgcgtgattcgtgattttgaggtttggtacctcgagGAAatacttgaataaatcctgtgtgAAAATGGTGGTTACCGAAATAACCTTGACCCGATGGGAAATAGAAAAGTCCTATCACCAGCGCCCAGAGTAGCGTGGGGTGCTAGCCCTGGCACTGGAAATTTTTTGAGATTCTGAAAACAGCGCCATATGCAGCGTCCCACGCCACCTATGGCGTTACAAATTTTAAGTACTCACTTCAGGGTTCATTTATCCCCATTCCTCTTGGCCGAAATTTGGGggtttcctccactctctcaagacctccaactccccccatctccaaggtgagtaatccctactaatttgttgtttcattctatcatttccactctagaactaactcaatccaccatgaaatccttagatattcaagaaatttcttcaagaactcaaaagagggttttgccaagatttcttccaaatggtaatcctacacccttagacataTATGCATGGATGTATTATGAGTATGTGAGCAAAAAATGTATTAGCACTTATTGGATGGTtcttggaagccataaatacttaaactagattattgggtgttgtggagattttgtaatgaattaattagtaacaattgggtggatgtgagtccattgatgattttaatggtgctaaagaaggttgtttgtagacaaaggatggtttagtatatcttgttggtgggaaggagggattgttggatgaatAAACACCATTACTAAaggtagtaaaatgctatgtactctaggtgtttgataaaatgcttaaatgaccAAATATCGGGAaatttgtttactaatattggtccaattgaattatgttgatatagattgaagttgtaagagtagtggaaggttttaatatcactaaagagctgAATTAAGAAAGCTCGATTTGTGGCAATCTTATTTTCGAgtgattttcaaggaaatcatcgggGTTTTAGCCGTccggaggtggcttcactcgcgaagatcatttaaagtatTGGTTTAGTTTCATCGagctaagtatcttgcctaagatTGATTGGAGGAATTATCCCCTAGGCATtaagtcttatgtggaaattgtgtgattgaaagtcgtgtacgcaaggtgacgagtacgtacttggtttatatgtgcaaattacatcgGTTAAAACTCGTAGAcacccttaagtattaaattggaaatttttggtacttattaaatcctttattgtCATACCTCATTCATTGTTTCccgagtttgctcttatatgataatttggtgtgattgtcacttgactTTTATATGGATTCCGTATTCTGTTGAGTTTCCATTTAGTGGAATTAATTTCATTAAGGATTTttcctctgtaaataattaattaattaaatttgaaAAGGGGTATTAATTTAGTTACCAAGAatatggattaaagaaggcgttgttcttgctgagttacttttccagccttgttgtttttgagattttatatatatattgtgttgagccatgggctatttgttgtgaaatttattgatttcgTTGTACTTttagaaaggttgtggcctaAGGGAAATTTGTAattatgagttgattatgttgtgttgttgtgataatattctgtatgaattgttatgtgatttaggttactgttatgcggcgtataagggtggcatcccactgttgatattatgcgggcataagggtggcatttcactgttgttatgtgtgttgggatattgtgtGGGCGGAGTGAAAAGGGACGCTATTAAGTGGAACGATAAATgcggctattataggagtgataagggaggctattgaTGGAGTaataagggtgactataggagagataagggtggttattgtcaaggataatatgtgatgatgtgggattattatgttggtaatttttatgtgatgttatgGGGTTATTGtgctggtgattttcatgtgatgttgtgatttttcttgtgttttttttatatcttgtgcaacctgtcttgttgtttcggtaaacttgataatagtctgatctatgttgaaattgtgagcatgtggctattgctgggcggattatgttattggcacatcaactgtccgtgcagatgtgatatgaaatgtgagcacgaggtgccggaaaaatataatgattatgttattggcacgtgaactgtccgtgcaactGTGAtgtgaaatatgggcacgaggtgccggagaaatacaatgattttattattgtcacgtgatttgtccgtccggttttgatagaaatatggcacgaggtgccgtgaaaatatgaaagtgggctaagacccgtgttatgaaaatatgaaagtgggctgagacccgtgatttatgattatgaaatgaggtgtcactgagtgagttttatttgaaataattatattcgaaagatttctatttgaaagaagtatatttgaaagatatttattggaaagacgtatatttgaaagatatttatttgaaggacctgattaattggttatacttgtgttccttatttgtttgagaaataattgtggtgttcttgttgccttgctgtttatatcactagtttaTTTTTGTTGCTATCATTGCTAGTTGATTTCCAgcactattgtatactgctatattgcacaggttatttgactagtgagtgtcttgactgtacctcatcactattccaccgaggttagtcttgctaCTAACTGGGTACcaaatgtggtgtactcatactacacttctgcatatttttgtgcagagccaggtattagagataatagattcggacagagattagagtgtgatctcaaggattcaaggtagggctacttggtcatcgcagtcccttggagtctttctatatTATTGTACTACCAAcgcttattcgaacagtattgtatatttgatccttgagatcactatatgtattcagttagagttcgtgactcagtattaccagtcttgggaggttgttatatttgtttgcGCTTTTGGTTtcaacacttgtattaaattatatgtcacgacccaaaacctaacctgtcgtgatggcgcctatcatgatactaggcaagccgaaatttccaaaacactttcaaagcttaacagaaataaattaagacatttaaaataatcggagtttttcataaaaacgggAGTCAAACCCAAAAAACAAATACGTGCGAAAAAATAGCCTGATATCGGGGTGTCtctgagtcatgagcatctagatatccagtttAATAAAAACAGTGTCTGAGTATCAATacataaaagaaagaaaacatagaaagagagacaaggtctgtggacgccagtagctacctcgtagtctcctgtactcgatcgcgcacgaactcaacgacctccatgatcaaacacacctggatatgcacaagaGGTGTAGGGTGttgcatgagtacaaccaactcaacaagtgatagaaataaataaggaactgagaaggtagtgacaagctatacaaatacagttcattttcaacaattccagcaaagaatagacatgcattcaaatccggcagttcaaaTTCAATCAGTTATATACACTTAAAGTGGAAgtaaatccggatatagaatctttcagaaatttcacgacaatgacagatagcaactaagtgcatcaacaaatgaaaaagcaagtacaacctcccagggcaacagtcactcaactcgtcacaacagctgaatcactcggctctcagcactCAGTACTCATattcaataggtacctgcactaattggggggtgtgcagactcgggagaggctccttcagcccaagctttATAtcactgcggcgtgcatcccgatcccataatatgtaaacagccataaggcttgttacggcgtgcaacccgatctatatatatatatacaaccctaaggctcgttgcggcgtgaaacccgatccatatacatacagTCCTAAGTATGTATATCCAAAATCTCAGCCGGAtacaaccaatccatatccaaaATCTCGTCAAAATTGACTATACTAAGTAATACGAtatccactctagtctccagactcccaatagtcaccacacatgaccgatatacacggtccacaatgatagtatcgcccactggagtgGATACACAAACAGATGCAACtagagactcatggggcataaccagataatgagcgaaatacgaggacacatatgaataagtggaacaacggtcaaataatacagaggcatctctatggcaaactgagacaataacTGTAATCATAACATCTGAAATAATGGCATTTGGTCttgcaggaagagcatagaaacgggcatgGCTGCCCCCTGATCGGCATCCCCCTCTCGGGtggcccctagctgactgggctccaccccgagctggcatGTCTCCTTATCAATGATTTTATCTAGAACTTTTGTGAGTGAGTGGTGAAGAAACTGGTGTTGATTTCATAAACTGGCTCCTCTGCTGAGCCGGACCTCCCGTAAGGTGGGGACAATATCTCCTGATGTGGCCAAACTCTTAAACGAGCCAAAACCCGATGGAGCAAGGGataaactctgagctgggagagcaCAGAGAGATGAATGGCTCTGTTGATgactgtgtgaaccatggccagatgatgcaccatggtggaCTGGGCGAGCCATCtcagcatgtctgaaaggacgacccctaccgtggtggaactgcccccagaaggaacaccactaaatccaccttgtccacgaggcctcttggcctccctctttaACCCgatcctggctacgaaccatctcaatctgatgagcaatgtcgacaacctcatcaaaagtaccaccagacactctctctctagtcataagcaatcgcagctaaaacgtgaggccatctatgaacctcctgatcctctccctgtctgtgggaactaaCTAGATAGCATTACGgtccaactctgaaaatctcatctcatactgcatcacagacatatcaccctgatggGGCTGCTCAAACTCTCTGcatagctcctctctgcgggactgaggcacaaaATTCTCTagaaagagaatggagaactgcttccaggtaaggggtgctatgctgaccggcctacacctctcgtaagcctcccaccaactaaaTGCAGCCCctgagaactgaaaggtagtgaatgagaccccattggtctccagaataccttcCGTATGGAGTATCCTatgacacctatccaagaaaccatgtgcatcctctccctctgcaccactaAAAAATAgaggctggagcctcccaaacctctccaatctacgctgctcatcctcaggcatagcaggaaaaacataatcctgagcagcggcaaccggctgggctggtggtgcccccagtATTTGGAATCCTTGTACCACCAGCTCTAGTGTGCGGACGATATGAGTCCGagcacctcccctggcctgagaagtggttgttgtGGCCGGAATAGAGACCTCCTGAACAATACTGGTgcacgcggtcagaatctgagctaaggcctcctgaaggcctggaatcacaatgggcacgggTGGTACCTGAGCCGGCCCCACAGGCTTGTCCACAAATGGAGCTTGCTCCtaaactggggcaactggtgggttTGCacgtactgccccagctgttgtgcgtgctgcacctctgcccctaccacggcctctacagcgacctcggcctctcgcggccctggctggtggtattgGTGGCTGTCTGTCCTACCCTGTagtatgagtcctcaccatctgtgagagaatgaaacaacagatgtttagtcactagaatcaacagattcgcatgacaagaattcaagaatgtgaaatttcctaagggttcggcagcctaccaaagataagtacagacgtctccataccaatccgaaagactctactaaacctgctcatgactcgtgagacctatgtaaccaaggctcttataccaacttgtcacgacccaaaacctaacctgtcgtgatggcgcctatcgtaatactaggcaaaccgacatttccaaaacactttcaaagtTTAACATAAATGAATTAAGAATTATTCCTAAAAACAGCggtaaaacccaaaaaaaaaataagtgcaaaaaaatagcccgacatcggggtgtcactgagtcatgagcatctagatatccagtttAATAAAAACAAtttctaagtatcaatacagaaaataaagaaaacataaaaggagagataaggtctgcagaCGCCGACAGCTACTTcatagtctccggtactcgattgcgcacgaactcaatgacctctGTGATCAaacgcacctggatctgcacatgaagtgcagggtgtagcatgagtacaatcaactcaggaagtaacataaataaataaggaactgagaaggtagtaacgagctatacaaatacatttcattttcaataattccagcaaagaatagacgtGCTTTCAAATTCATCAGTTCAAAtccaatcagttttatacagttaaagtgcaggtaaatccggatatagaatctttgacaatgacaaatagcaactaagtgcattaACAAATGAAAAGGCAAGCACAACCTCTCAGgtcaacagtcactcaactcgtcacaatatctcaatcactcagctctcagccctcagtactcacactcaataggtacttgcgctcactgggggtgtgcagactctggatgggctccttcagcccaagcgctatatcgttgtgACATGCAGTACGATCCCATAATATGTAAACAaccataaggctcattgcggcatgcaacccgatccatatatatatatatatatatacatccctGAGGCTCATTgcggcgttcaacccgatccatatacatacagTCCCCAGGCTCGTTGCggtatgcagcccgatccatatatatacatatagatCACAGCTCAGCACTCAGGCCataactcagtcaccaacctctccagtctctcaggctctcagaaatcaaaaagatcagcccaaacaaaaataatatagtgtatcaacaagaatcaagaagagactgagatatggtatacaagtaaaaccatgattgagtacaagacagcaattaacaaataattcaataagtacacgacctctgcggATCCCAACGGTACCATCACATagcttaagcatgatttctaacatgatttgcagtcaaatttctataacacaaggagagcatatagctagcaacaagttattcaactttagagtctcacgggacggaccaagtatcaatcccccacggtgcacgcccatacgcctgtcacctagcatgtgtgtcacctccaaaataatcacatgataccaaaattcggagtttcgtaccctcaggaccagatttaaaactgttacttaccttaaaccgtgcaaattcctactccacaatgccttttcccctcgaatcaatctccaaacccccgaatctagccacaagtagtacgatataattaatataggcaaaaagaatcaattccacaagaaaaatacgaaattataagccaaaatctgaaatagTCTCACACCGGCCCCTGGGCCTACATCTCGAATTCTGACAAAAGTCGCAAAACcaaaaagcccattcactcacgagtctaaccatatcaaatttacccaAATTCGCTaataaaatcccattcaaaacctcaaaaatctaactcaagaattcttcctcttttttccaaatattttaccccaaatcacaaattagatggtgGAATAAAAGGCATAATCATGGGATTTGACCAAAATtggataggaattacttaccccaaacacccatgcAAGAATGTCTTTAAAAATCGCTTTCTACCGAGCTCCCGCTTCAATTTTATGATATGAACTCGAAACCCCTCGTTTCTAATCTTTTAAATCTGCCCAGATGCACCTTCATTGTGAATGCGAccaccctctcgcgttcgcgtggaCCAATCTACTTGCCCCTCAACTTAACTATTCACGCACGCAACCATagcttcgcgaatgtgaagctTTACCAACATCACCATTCACGAACGTGATCCCTGCCCCGCGAACGTGTAGACCAAGGGCCTGGGGTCCCCAGCTACCTCACTCCTCTTCACAGACACGACCCCACTcctgcgttcgcgatgcacacacagaccacaccttcgcgaatgcgtccccatcttcgcgaatgtgaagaacaAATCCAGATGGCCTCTCAAattccttacgcgatcgcgggacatctctcgcgaacgtgaagaagaaaagtctacaacaaaaataccaaaataatctgCTATctctcctaagtctaaaatgatccgttaaccacacgaaatccacctgaggcccccgatacctcaaccaaacatacctacaagtcctaaaacaccatatgaacttagtcgagccttcaaaacgcatcaaacaacaacaaaaacacgaatcaccctccaatccaaacttaacgatcttgaaacttcaaatttctaaaaccgatgtcgaaacctatcaaaccacgtccgattaaactctaattttgcacacaagtcatattcaacattacggacctccTTCAACTTACGGAATTGGAATCCaattccacttccggtcaaaatctctaaaaatttgactttcgccatttcaagcctaattctactatggacctccaaatcacattacagatgcactcctaagtccaaaatcacccaacggatctaacagaactaacggaactccattccggatttGTCTTCATACAGTTTAGACtatagtcaaaatcctaagacttaagcttccgttttagggaatACGTgttccaaaacactccgaaaccaaaagcAAAACCTCCCACctagtcacataagtagaaacagatacgggggaagcagtaaATAAGGAATCGgtgctaatacactcaaaatgaccggtcgggtcattacattatatgtttcaaaaaaatggcttgaaatataattgtaatcggtttacctagtcttaaagactaaatgccatcacgacgcttgtggtagAATTTTTGTTCATGACACTTTATTTCTATTCCTgttttcctattattattattattattattattattattattattattattattattgcatacaggttCATGTAAgcgacttgccttagcctcgtcactacttcgtcgaggttaggctcgacacttactgagtacatggggttggttgtactcatactacaccctgcacttcctgTACAGATATCGGAGGTTGTCCCATTGGCGTAtagtagacttgctcggattcagctatttaTAGGAGACATGAAGTATagttgcacgacgttcgcagctctgaagtccccttctactttatcttaactgtgtattttctttcagacaactttattttctttcagacaactttattttcattcagacctttatttatattattttagtagctcgtgcactcGTGACACtagttttgggatggtatttagacatcgctattatttttgtttattcactaaatttttagattttattccagttaattggtttattgattattatttaaattaaattgttaaaaatggttaaaattattctaacgttggcttgcctagcaagtgaaatgttagacgtcatcacggttccgaaggtggaaatttttgGTCGCGACAATTTTATTTCAATGAGAATTTATTTCCCTTGTCTGGTAAAACTCTGCGTCATCATGTAAGTTAAATCTTATCCTtgtgaaatatttttgaaagaatcCTAATATTGTTGGTTAAAGGGCGTAGAATCGGTATATATATGGGTTTAGAACTTGAATAATGTGTAGAACATATAATCTCCCATATAGTATTGGAATTTAACTTAGATTAGAGGTCCACGTAATTCCGTACTGAGCAAAGTGTTAAATATCGACTTTACCTCACATAGGATTATTTGTCAATTAATATTTAAAGAATATTTTGGTGAACCAACattatattcatacttttataataatttataatatattaaaagcacgaaacctCTTAgggaaatgtcgttcgccttttatACCCTTTAAAACTTGATTTCATACTAGACAAGTTAGTCATTTCATTATTTCTCCTAATttttttaggactttaaaatcacaTAAAAAATTTCTTATTATATCTTTTCTTAACCCTTAACCCTTAACCCTTAACCCTTAACCCTTGTCTGAAGTATATATGTAAAAAGTCATAATATTTAGCAACATGTAACACATTAATTATCAAACCTAACGTGAGTAATTTTCCATCCAAAGAAAAGCTAAACTTCCATTGTTAGATATCCTTCGACAAATATAAGAAGTATAAAAAGaaatcaagaaaattaattttacactcaaaataattatttaattattttcttaatttttaaaactttaaaattagctaaatttttacttattatattttttatattttaactatATAAAAATCTTAATATATAAAATTATCTGACGTGTAATATATTTATTAAATCAAAACTAGCGTGAGTACTTGCCATTCAAAGCAAAGCTAAACTTCCATTGTGATATCCTTCCATTGTGATATTACCATTATTTCAGTTATCGTTTCTCTTTTACTATAATTCAAGGGTCTAAAACAATAATTTTTACCAATTAAAATTTGAATGATTATAGTAAAATAACAATAAGCATTAATTTTCTACCTTATTTTTTGTGACATTTATTTTATATTACCATTCGATTAAAATATCCGTATGATAACTAAACCTATGTACgatatctttttttatttttcatataaGATGGAGTTCATATTAGGTACtcaagaaaatataatatattttttaaggcaacaaaaaatataatattattgcATGATATTTAAATACAAGTCAACAAATTGTATATTCAACTCTATTTGAGCTACGAAACCAATCATAACTCATATATTAAAGTTTTGATAAAGTTTTAGAATAATATTTTGTgacattatttttttctttattaagtTAACATCTAATATGATCAATATTAGTTATTTTCAAGAATTTGTGAttgttaaaatttattttataactcaattaTATAGTTTAACaaaatttgtgttattcttaaAATTGTATACTCATTGATATAAAGTACATAATCATTTATTGAatgtagtttttaaatatttcacaAACAATTGatgaagaaaaaaatattattcgAGTAGGAAAGGAGTttagaattatttaaatattttgtaTCATTATAAAGGCACGAAGCCCAGATACGAGAAAATACTTTTTCATGTTAAGATAAGATAATTAAATTTTTGAATTAACTAATTAGTAAAAgacttatatttttttttaaaaaaaaatcatcatgTAACGAAAATTATTTTTCGAGTTGATAAAACTTTTAAAGTACATAattatgtttttaaaaaaaaagagtattgGCAGTAAAAGTAAAAAGAAAATAGCGCAAAGTTAGTTACAATATAGCATTAAAGGTCAAAGTGCTAAAAATGCAAACATAAAGCAATAAAATATAACAACATAAGACAAAagtattaaaaatattatcattattattccTCTCTCTTTTTATAACCGTTTTAATAAATGTCAGCTCCCTATATTTACGTTATTTTTTATAAGCTATTAACTCTAATATTAGAGTattttttaagattttatattattatttatttatcgaGCCAACTAGATAAAAGGGATCAATGTTCATCATATTTAAGAACttatactttttattttattttattttattcaataaCTCacattatttaatatattttataattttttaaaattatatattcattgatatagggtacacgcgcaaagcgcatACCCTGAGACTAGTtaataataaatatagatatatatagatagatagatatatattccatgtatatatataattattcaCTAACATTAGCAttaatatactataatatactataacAATATTATATTGTGTATACCATAAATACGTCATATATGATAGTAGTATTGTAACGACCCgccttgtcgttttaagaatttacacccCGTCCAGCAACTTAATAtaccgagcaacttcgtaatacgtattatgacttggATGTGCAattgagtttggttttcggaagattcgaaatttaattaaaagaacaattctcattttttgaagtttaaatggaaagagttgaccagagatttgaattatgtgtaaacgaccacgaatttgaattctgatgattccaatagttatgtatggtgattttggacgtagcagcgtatccggaaaattatttgaaagtccgtagtgaaatttggcttaaaatggcaaaaatagaatttttggaaagtttggccggggaatttactttttgatatcggggtcggaatctaattctgaaaatttgtataggtttgttatgtcatttatgacttgtgtgcaaaatttgaggtcaatcggacctgatttgataggttttagcattaaatgtagaagttagaatttcatagtttcattaagcttgaattggggtattgtaatgacccggccggtcgttttgagaattagagcctcgatcccctaatatctacttttcccatatttgtttctgcttttgggacttgccggagagattggttatggaattcagagagttttgggacacttagtccctagttgtgagtttaaacCTTGGAGTTTGGATcgtagtcgaaactatgtgaagacggatccggaatagaattcggtcgattctgttagctccgttgagtgattttggggttaggagcgcgtccggaatgtgttttggaggtctgtagtagatttaggcttgaattggcagaagttagtttttcggcgatttcggccgatagtggagattttgatatcgagctcagaatggaattccgaaagtggctgtaggttcgtacgGTCATttttgacctgtgtgtaaaatttgaggttattcggactagatttgatgcggttcggcgtcatttgtagaatttataaaattttaaattcttaggcttgaattcgtgcttaattcatgattttggtattgttcgacgtagtttgaaggctcaactaagttcttatggtattttaggatttgttggtatatttggatgaggTCCAATGGggtctcgggtgtatttcggatgcttaacggaatgaacttggacttagaggaatttttggagttgctggttctggtgttttcgcacctgcggtggggagtccgcaggtgcggcctcgtAGAAGCTaggctgggatcgcaggtgc is drawn from Nicotiana tomentosiformis chromosome 12, ASM39032v3, whole genome shotgun sequence and contains these coding sequences:
- the LOC138902191 gene encoding uncharacterized protein; this translates as MPEDEQRRLERFGRLQPLFFSGAEGEDAHGFLDRCHRILHTEGILETNGVSFTTFQFSGAAFSWWEAYERCRPVSIAPLTWKQFSILFLENFVPQSRREELCREFEQPHQGDMSVMQYEMRFSELDRNAI